One genomic region from Ralstonia pseudosolanacearum encodes:
- a CDS encoding IS630 family transposase, whose product MRLVERSRRRPPQVAAREHGRHGGRRCARRISDTGADRAARAGSSWATAAMSDRDTGRGAQARRLLFQAQPLLAQKKRCEEEFAVKADVLGKLQQAARDQAIRLLYLDEAGFAASPVVQRAWSPRGLPHCVEPHSHCRRSVLGAFDYGQNSLIHAAHAHSIKGPDVEQFLDALIRQDDSRPTIIVLDNAAIHHSISEETRDRWFREHKALLFFLPPYSPELNMIEIVWKHFKYHWRRFVNWTRDTIDAELAELLSGYGSKFQINFS is encoded by the coding sequence GTGCGGCTTGTTGAGCGGTCACGGCGGCGGCCGCCCCAGGTCGCTGCCCGAGAACATGGTCGCCACGGCGGTCGACGCTGCGCGCGCCGAATCTCTGACACTGGCGCAGATCGCGCAGCGCGTGCAGGAAGTTCATGGGCAACCGCTGCCATGTCAGATCGAGACACTGGGCGCGGCGCTCAAGCGCGAAGGCTTCTCTTTCAAGCGCAACCGCTACTCGCTCAAAAAAAACGGTGCGAAGAGGAGTTCGCTGTGAAAGCAGACGTGCTCGGCAAGCTCCAGCAGGCCGCGCGCGACCAGGCCATCCGGCTCCTCTATCTCGATGAGGCTGGCTTTGCAGCTTCGCCCGTTGTGCAGCGCGCATGGTCACCACGAGGGCTGCCCCATTGTGTTGAACCGCACAGCCACTGCCGACGTTCTGTGCTCGGTGCGTTCGACTACGGGCAGAACAGCCTGATTCACGCCGCGCATGCGCACAGCATCAAAGGCCCCGATGTCGAGCAGTTTCTCGATGCGCTGATTCGGCAAGACGACAGCCGACCCACCATCATCGTCCTCGACAACGCAGCCATTCATCACAGCATCAGCGAGGAAACCCGCGACCGCTGGTTCAGGGAACACAAAGCGCTCCTGTTCTTTCTGCCGCCCTACAGCCCCGAACTGAACATGATCGAGATCGTCTGGAAGCACTTCAAATATCACTGGCGTCGCTTCGTCAACTGGACACGCGACACCATCGACGCTGAACTAGCCGAACTCCTATCCGGCTACGGCTCCAAATTTCAAATCAATTTTTCGTGA
- a CDS encoding P-loop ATPase, Sll1717 family: MVCQAIVEKSKGFFSGLTGKFNAIEQEIKKFNKDALNPEVEVAFEMIREINFSAEVGREKVAKGTAERKSKSTDTTEKIKHHLLETEGRIKAAIAEISLRNHHVIFIDGIDYRPESVAYKDYIECIKGLGEATWQLNTDFFGDIRDSKGRIKIVLLVRPDVFHALNLYNSNSRLQDNSVFLGWATTENALRSSRLYEAAGKFFSSQQVFSVESVTAADQYFVSSKGDAIFRRVLKNSFQKPRDILTFIRIAKRITISKRAGGNLNFFPSDIGVDSDFTRDYSDYLLGEIRNYAAFYMHHSDFASYLKFFQYFKCSV; encoded by the coding sequence ATGGTTTGTCAGGCAATAGTTGAAAAATCAAAAGGATTTTTCTCGGGACTTACGGGAAAATTTAATGCAATTGAGCAGGAAATAAAAAAGTTCAACAAAGATGCATTGAATCCAGAGGTTGAGGTCGCTTTCGAAATGATTCGGGAGATAAATTTTTCCGCAGAGGTGGGCAGGGAGAAGGTTGCCAAGGGGACGGCGGAACGAAAAAGTAAATCGACTGACACAACCGAAAAAATCAAACACCATTTGCTGGAGACAGAAGGCAGAATTAAAGCCGCAATTGCAGAAATTTCGCTCAGAAATCACCATGTGATCTTCATTGATGGAATCGATTACCGCCCGGAATCAGTTGCTTACAAGGATTATATCGAGTGCATCAAAGGGCTGGGAGAGGCGACTTGGCAGCTAAATACTGATTTTTTTGGGGATATTCGAGATTCGAAGGGACGCATCAAGATCGTTCTTCTAGTTCGCCCCGATGTGTTTCATGCATTAAATCTTTACAATTCTAACTCTCGACTCCAGGATAATTCCGTTTTTTTGGGCTGGGCTACCACTGAGAATGCCCTGCGGTCCTCGCGCCTTTATGAAGCCGCAGGAAAATTCTTTTCTAGCCAGCAAGTATTTTCAGTCGAATCGGTGACTGCGGCGGATCAGTACTTCGTTTCCTCAAAAGGGGATGCGATCTTCAGGAGAGTTCTGAAAAATTCCTTCCAAAAGCCGCGTGATATATTAACATTTATTCGAATTGCGAAGCGAATAACTATTTCGAAGCGTGCTGGTGGGAATTTAAATTTCTTCCCTTCGGACATAGGGGTGGATTCGGACTTTACTCGTGATTATTCCGACTATTTGCTGGGTGAGATTAGAAATTACGCAGCATTTTATATGCATCATTCAGATTTCGCGAGCTATCTGAAATTTTTCCAATATTTTAAGTGTTCTGTGTAA